The Agrobacterium vitis region TTCGTTGAGAATCCAGGTGACGTTTGGCGTCAGTTGCAGGCCGGCGCCGACCTCAAGCAATTGCGGGTTTTTCTCAAAAATCCGGGTCGCAATACCCACGCGGGCAAAGCACAAGGACGCGACGAGACCGGCTATGCCGCCGCCGACAATTGCCACGGTTTTCGTGGGCATGGTGATAATCCGATCGCTGGCGCGTCGTTGAGAGCCGCTCAGGCTGCCTTGACGTGAAAGACGCAGCCTGCCGGGTTGGTTTCTGTTGCCTTCAGGCTGCTGTTATAACGGTAGAGCGTTGAGCAGTAGGGGCAGACCTTCTCGGTGTCGTGGCCGAGGTCGATGAAGATATGCGGATGATCGAAAGGAACGGACGCGCCGGTGCACATGAATTCCTTGACGCCGATTTCGACAAGCCGATGTCCGCCGTCGTTCTGGAAATGGGGAATGGAATGACCGGCCATGTCTATGCTCCGAATGCCTTGTTGCCCAGCTTCCATGGCCTGTAAGGCCCGGAAACTCAACTGAAGATGAAACGTTTATGGCGGGTGATCCGCATCTCTGCCGCCGCCATGCACCGCGATTGGGTTGCGCCGGACATTAGCCGCCTTTTTTTGAAATGGGTAGAGCCAATGAAGCGCGCTGCCGATTGTTTTTACAGAATTGGCGTGCGTTTGCAGGGGGTAGAGGCAGATAAAGTCTTGAACCTTGCAGGGGTTACGACTTATGCAGCATGGGCTACTGCGTATCGCAACCCTTACGGTCTGGCCTCTGCTTATCTTTACTGGCAGGTGTGGGCTGGCATTTCGTGGGGCGGCGGGCAGGGTCATGCTGTCTGATCGACTATCAAACTGGACCGATTGTGATGAATCTGAACGCTCCCGCTTTTTCCCGCTTTCGCCATGACGGTCTGGAGATCGCCTATTTCGATGAGGGCGATCCGTCTGGCCCGGCGGTTCTGCTGATCCACGGCTTTGCCTCCAGTGCCCTGGTCAATTGGGTGCATCCTGGCTGGTTGAAGACGCTGGGCGATGCTGGCTACCGGGTGATTGCACTCGACAATCGCGGCCATGGCCAGAGCGACAAGCCGCATGAAGCGGAAGTCTATCATCCTGAAAACATGGCAGCGGATGCCGCAGCCTTGCTTGATCATCTTGGCGTGGCGCAAGCGCATGTCATGGGATATTCCATGGGCGCGCGGATTTCGGCGTTCATGGCGCTGGATTTTCCGCAGCGGGTCCGCTCGCTGGTGTTTGGCGGGCTTGGCATTGGCATATCCACCGGTGTCGGCGATTGGGACCCGATTGCCGATGCGCTGCTCGCTCCGTCGCTTGACGATGTGACCCATGAGCGCGGACGGATGTTTCGCGCCTTTGCCGAACAGACACGCAGCGACCGGTTGGCGCTCGCCGCCTGTATTTCCACGTCGCGCGATCTGGTGTCCGCAGCCGAGCTTGCCACAATCACCATGCCTGTCCTGATCGGTGTCGGGACAGTGGATGATATTGCCGGATCACCCCATGAACTGGCGGCGCTGATGCCCAATGCCCGCGCGCTCGATATTCCCAAGCGCGACCATATGCTGGCGGTTGGCGACAGGGTGTTTAAACAGGCCGTTCTGGAATTTTACGCCGAGGTGGATGGCCGGTAGACGTTTTTATTCTCCGGTAAAGATCGGTTGGCGTTTTTCGCGAAAGGCCGCGCGGCCTTCACGGTAGTCGGCGCTTTCAAACGTGGTGGAGCCAAGAACTGCGGCCTCGCTCAGCAGGCTATCGTCCTGGCTTTCCGTTGCCCGCAGTGCCAGCTTGGCAGCGTGGATAGACATTGGCGCATTGGCGGCGATGGTTTCTGCCAGCGAAAAGGCAGCACCGTCAAGAGCTTGAGGGGCGACGAGGTCGCCCAGAAAGCCGCAGCTCAACAGGGAAGCAGCAGGGAACGCCTGGCCGGTAAATAGTGCCCGCCGGGCGATCTGGCTGCCCAGCGTCCGGCTGAGGTCGGCAACGGCATCTGCGGGATAGGCGAGGCCGAGCCGGGCTGCGGGTATGGCGAAGATTGCGGTGTCGTCGGCGATCCTGATATCGGCGGCGGCGGCAAGCCCGAAGGCCCCACCATAGCAAATCCCGCGAAGCGAAGCGATGACAGGCACCCGCGCCTCACGAATGGCCGCGAAAGCCGCACTATTGTCAGCCTCGTAGATCCGCGCCTGCCGGCTATCGTTGCGCACGGCGTCAAATTCGGAAATGTCGGCACCGGCGCTGAAATCCGTCTGGCCGCCGCCTGTCATGACGATGCAGTGAACCCCGGCCTCGGCAATCAGCCAGTCCAGTGCGGGCGGAATGGCGCGCCACATGGCCTGGGTAATCGCGTTCTTGCGTGTCGGATTGTCGATAATCAGCGCGCCAATGCCATTTTGTCCGGCCACCCTTATGCCGTTATCTGCAAAGGTCCGCGCTTTTTTCATCTCATGCCCCCATCTGGTCTGATCGATAGATCATCTATATAATGGAAGATGAACGTCAATGAGGAGATTGCAATGGCTGTCATGCACGATCTTGCTGTGCGCGAGATGATCAAGCCCATGGACCCGATCTGGGACAGCATGCGCCAGGAGGCCCGCAGTGCCGCCGAGCATGATCCACTTCTGGCGGCCTTCCTTTATTCCACCGTGCTCAACCACCGTTCGCTTGAAGGCAGCGTGATCTATCGGATCTGTGAACGGCTCGACCATGCCGACCTGCAATCCAGCCTTTTGCGCCAGACTTTCGAGGAAATGCTGGCTGATTGGCCGGAATGGGGCACCGTGCTGCGCGTCGATATTCAGGCCTATTACGACCGCGACCCGGCCTGCCTGCGCTTTATCGAGCCTGTGCTGTATTTCAAAGGGTTCCACGCGATCCAGACCCATCGGCTGGCAAACTGGCTTTGGAACAAGGGCAGGCGCGATTTCGCGCTCTATCTGCAAAGCCGGTCCTCCAGCGTCTTTCAGACGGATATCAATCCCGCTGCCCACATCGGCAAGGGGGTGTTTCTGGATCACGCCACAGGCCTGGTGGTCGGCGAGACGGCGCGGATTGGCGATAATGTTTCGATCTTGCATGGGGTGACGCTGGGCGGCACCGGCAAGGAAGGGGCAGATCGCCATCCCAAGATTGGCAATGGTGTCCTGATCGGCGCGGGTGCCAAAGTGCTTGGCAATATCGAGATCGGTTGCTGCTCACGCGTGGCCGCCGGTTCGGTGGTGCTGAAGCCTGTACCGGCAGGCAAGACGGTTGCAGGCGTACCGGCCAAGGTGGTGGGCGAGGCTGGCTGTGCCGAACCGGCCCGCTCGATGAACCAAGTGGTGTCCGAGGACGGCTGACGTAATGCGTGCCCACACGGTCTCAGAAGTCGCGTTGATTTCAAGAGGCCGTGCTGGAGTGCGAACGAGATAACATCGGGGCCGCTTTGGTTGGCGATCAAGAATGGCCCTGTCTGTTGATTTTTAGTGAACCGATTCCGCTTCCAGCAATTATCCCTTAAAAGCAGGGGCGGATCGATATTCGCGGCTTTACACAGCTGTTTGGCGCATGCGACAAGCAGGCCGCCGAAGCATGGTTCGTGCGGTTTGTCAGTCACGGCCATGCTGGAATTTTGAGAGCGCTGCGGCAACATGGCCGGATCGAAGGTTCGTGCTGCGCAGACAATCCATGGAGATTTTTGTGAAAGCAGACGAAATCAAGAAGCTTGACGCTTATTTCAAGCGGACGTTCAACCCGACGATGGCTGTAAAGGCGCGCCCGCGCAAGGATGACTCGGCAGAAGTTTATGTGGGCGATGAGTTTCTCGGCGTTGTCTTCAAGGATGACGAGGACGGCGATCTGTCCTACAATTTCTCGATGGCCATTCTGGATGTTGATCTTTGATCACAGGTTGCATTCATGAGGAATGCATTTATTGATATTTGATAATGAAGGGCGGCCGTGTATGGGGTCGCCCTTTTTTGTTATTGATAAAATGCAACTTTTTGGCGATGACGCACTGCACAATTTGACTTGACCAATTTTAGCAATCTGTCCTATGGTTTGGGACAGCAGAGGAAAAAGGAGTGCTGTTATGTTGAATTTTGAAGACGTGAACAAGAAGAGCAAAGAAGCCGTCGATACGATGGTGAAGAATTATTCCGAGGTTGCCAAAGGCATGCAGTCGATCGCTGCCGAAGCCCAGGATTACTCGAAAAAGTCCTTCCAGGATCTGGCCGGTTTCATGGAACAGTTGACCGCTGCCCGCAGCATCGAAACCGTTTTCGAGTTGCAGACGAAATATGCTAAGAGCTCCTACGAAACGTTCGTGTCAGAAGCCACCAAGATCACCGAAATGTATGCCGATCTGGCCAAGACGGCCTATAAGCCTTACGAGGCTCCTCTTGCCAAGGCTTCGAAAGCGGTGTCCGCCGCGACGGCTGCCTGATCATTTTTTATTGATGTCGCTGCAAACGGCCGTCCTGTGGGATGGCCGTTTTTCGTTGGTACTTCCCATGCCAGCCCCGGTTTGGCGGCTCGTATCCATGCGCGGTCTTATGGTCAGCCTGGGGCATTGCTGGGGAGACAATATGATTATCTGGTGGTAATCTCAGCTGGAATTGAACGCGCTGCGATTGCTGGTCTGGAAAACGCGGGTAAGGCACTTATCTTTAGGCCTGTTGCGTCGGTATCGGGACTTGTCCGGGGTGCCTTTTTGAGGTCGGACACGCAATTCTCTTTGCAGTGCGTATCTATGGGCTTAAAATCGATGAGAAATGGACTACCTTAATGAATCTGTGAGGTCTGGCGGGATTCGCCTTTTGCGATGAAGCGGCCGGAACTCGGGAGAATGGATGGAAATGATCGCGCAACCGATCGTCATGCAAGCGCAGGGTAACAACGACGGACCAAACAGGGGCACGTCGGTTATCACGCGCACGAAGCCGAAAACCAAGAAGCCCAATTTATATCGCGTTCTGCTGCTAAATGATGACTATACGCCTATGGAGTTCGTCATCCATATTCTGGAGCGTTTCTTCCAAAAGGACAGGGAAGCGGCAACCCTCGTCATGCTGCACGTACACAACCACGGGGTAGGGGAATGCGGCGTCTTCACCTATGAGGTCGCCGAAACCAAGGTAAGCCAAGTTATGGACTTCGCGCGGCAGCACGAGCATCCGCTGCAATGCGTCATGGAAAAGAAATGAGGATCTGACCGTGCCAACATTTTCTCCGAGCCTGGAAAAGGCGCTGCATCAGGCACTGACTTTTGCCAATGAGCGCCACCACGAATACGCGACGCTTGAACATTTGCTGATGGCACTGATCGATGATGCCGATGCGGCCGCCGTTATGGGCGCCTGCAATGTGAACCTCGATACGCTGCGCAAGACCGTGAGCGATTACGTCGATAATGAGCTGGCCAATCTGGTGACCGGCTATGATGAGGATTCCAAACCCACCTCCGGCTTCCAGCGGGTCATCCAGCGGGCTGTCATCCATGTCCAGTCTTCCGGTCGGGAAGAAGTGACGGGTGCCAATGTTCTGGTGGCGATCTTTGCCGAGCGTGAAAGCCATGCGGCTTACTTCCTGCAAGAACAGGAAATGACCCGCTATGACGCGGTCAACTACATATCCCACGGTATCGGCAAGCGTCCGGGCACCTCCCAGCCTCGCCCGCCACGCGGCGTCGAGGAAGAGAGCGAAGCCAGCCAGAAGCCGCCGCGTGAGCAGGAGGAAGGTCCGGCCAAGAAGCAGCCGGAAGCCCTCAAGGCCTATTGCGTCAACCTGAATGAAAAGGCCAAGACCGGCCGGATCGATCCGCTGATCGGCCGTCACGACGAGGTCAACCGTACCATTCAGGTCCTGTGCCGCCGCTCAAAAAATAATCCGCTTTACGTCGGCGATCCCGGCGTCGGCAAAACGGCGATTGCCGAGGGCCTGGCCAAGCGGATCGTCGAAGGGAAAGTGCCTGAGGCGCTGGCCGATGCGACGATCTTTTCGCTCGACATGGGGACGCTTCTGGCCGGTACGCGCTATCGCGGCGATTTCGAGGAACGCTTGAAGCAGGTGGTCAAGGAGCTCGAAGACTATCCGGGCGCCGTGCTGTTCATCGACGAAATTCATACGGTAATCGGCGCAGGGGCCACCTCCGGCGGGGCGATGGACGCCTCCAACCTGTTGAAGCCTGCCTTGTCGTCTGGCGCCATCCGCTGCATCGGCTCGACCACCTATAAGGAATATCGGCAGTTCTTCGAGAAGGACCGGGCGCTGGTGCGCCGGTTCCAGAAGATCGATGTCAATGAGCCGTCTATCGATGACGCCATCGAGATCATGAAGGGCCTGAAGCCTTATTTCGAGGAATATCACAAGCTGCGTTACACCAACGAGGCGATCAAGACGGCTGTCGAGCTTTCGGCCCGCTATATCAGCGACCGCAAGCTGCCGGACAAGGCGATCGACGTGATTGATGAGACGGGTGCCGCGCAAATGCTGCTGCCTGCTTCGCGCCGCCGCAAGCTGATCACCGAGAAGGAAATCGAAGTCACCATCGCCACAATGGCGCGGATTCCGGCCAAGACCGTGTCCAAAGACGATGAGCTGGTTCTTGCCAATCTCGACAAGGAACTGCGCTCGGTCGTTTACGGTCAGGACGATGCCATCGAAGCGCTGTCGACGGCGATCAAGCTGGCCCGGGCAGGGCTGCGTGAACCCAATAAGCCGATTGGCTCCTACGTCTTCTCCGGTCCGACAGGCGTCGGCAAGACCGAGGTTGCCAAGCAATTGGCCGCGTCGCTTGGCGTCGAAATGCTGCGCTTCGATATGTCTGAATATATGGAGCGCCATACGGTGTCGCGTCTACTTGGGGCTCCTCCCGGCTATGTCGGCTTCGACCAGGGTGGCCTGCTGACCGACGGTGTCGATCAGCATCCGCATTGCGTCGTGCTGCTGGACGAAATCGAAAAGGCCCATCCGGATATCTACAACATCCTGTTGCAGGTTATGGACCACGGTTCGCTGACCGACCATAACGGCAAGAAGATCGACTTCCGCAATGTGATCCTGATCATGACCACCAATGCGGGCGCATCGGAAATGGCCAAGTCGGCTATCGGCTTTGGTTCTTCCAAGCGCAGTGGAGAGGATGAAGAGGCGATCAATCGTCTCTTCACCCCGGAATTCCGCAATCGTCTGGATGCGATCATTCCGTTCGCCCCGCTGCCAAGCGAAGTGATCCACAAGGTCGTGCAGAAGTTTGTCATGCAGCTGGAAGCTCAGCTTTCGGAACGTGGCATTACCTTCGACCTGTCAGAACCGGCTGTCGCCTGGTTGGCTACGCGTGGCTATGACGAGAAAATGGGCGCCCGGCCGCTTGGCCGCGTCATTCAGGAACATATCAAAAAGCCTTTGGCCAATGAGATCCTGTTCGGCAAGCTGAAAAAGGGCGGGATCGTCAAGGTCGGCACCGTCACCAAGGATGGCGACGAACAGCTATCCCTCGACTGCGTGGCCGATGTGGCGCCGGTCAAGCCGAAGAAGGAAGCGGAAATCGCCGCCGTGGTGCCTGATGATGGCGAGGTCATCGCTAAGCCGCGTTCCAAGGCTAAAAAAGTCGCCAAGGCCGAGCCGGAAGTTGAAGCTTTGAAGGAGACTAAGCCGGTCGCCAAGAAAACCACGGTGCCAAAGGTGCCGAAAAAGAAGTAATTCTTTTGAAAGAACGGTCAAATTTTTGACAGCATCAATGCCGGGCAGTTTGCCCGGCATTGTCATGAGCGGAAGCGCTGATTTTTCAACGCAAGGCGCTATAACGCTTCGACTTTTGCTGGAAATCTTATGTCATCTCTCCTTCTTGCCGACCGCAGTCAGTTGCGCTGGTTCTTCACGGGCATGCGCGGCCTTTTCAGCCTGCCGGCCGTTATCCTCATGGTATCGTTTGTCGGTTTCAGCGCCTTCGCGTTGCAAAGCGGTGTCAGCCGCAATGAAGCGATGTTCATGACGGTGATCGTCTGGGCCTTGCCTGCCAAGATGATCCTGATCGGCATGATGTCGAGTGGCGCCAATCTTTTGGCCTGTTTTCTGGCCGTGTCGCTCTCCTCGATCCGGATGATGCCGATGGTCGCCTCGCTGGTGCCGGAAATGCGCGACCGCAAGACACCGACCTGGCTCCTGCTATTCCTGTCGCATTTCGTCGCCATTACCGCCTGGGTCTATGCGATGGGCAATCTGAAGACCGTGCCGCGCGAAGGGCGGGTGGCGTTCTTCGCGGGCTTTGGCCTGACTTTGGTGGCGGTCAATACCACCCTGGTCGGTGTGTGCTATGGCCTTGTCTCCAGCCTGCCGCCGCTTGTCGCCGGTCTGCTGTTTTTCCTCACGCCGGTCTATTTCGTCGCCTCGATCTGGGCGACCGGCAAGCAACGGGTGGTGAAGATCGCCTTCGTGATCGGCATCGTCTCCGGGCCGCTGCTCGCATTGGCGGCCCCAGGTTTCGACATACTGATTGCGGGCCTGGGTGGCGGCACGATTGCCTATCTGATCGACCGGAAAATCCGCCGCCGAAGCCACGAGCCCTCGGATATTCAGCCGGTTGAAAACCTGTCGGAGGAGCTATGATGGCGGAGTTCTGGCCCTATCTGGTTATCATCGTCGCGGGCTGGCTGGCGACCGATCTCTGGCGCTGGCTGGGCGTGCTGGCCGGAAACCGCCTTCAGGAAGGTTCCGAGCCGCTCTATTGGGTGAGGGCGGTTGCCACGGCCCTGGTCATGGCCGTGACGGCCAAGCTGATCGTCTTTCCAACCGGAACGCTGGAACATTCGCCCCTCTGGCTACGGCTGGCGGCCACCGGCATCGGCTTTGCAGCGTTCCTGCTTGCCGGTCAGCGGATCATCGTTGGCGTGCTGGTATCGCTCGGTGTTTTGGCGGTAGGTTTGTTTGTCCTATAGAGCATTTCCAGGAAAAGTGTGAAGCGGTTTTCCGTCCGGAAATGCGTAAAAACAAAAACTATAGCATCGTGCTGAATCCAGTTTTCTGCATGATGCTATAGCGCTGCGATAATCTTCGCGGCATTGGCCTTCAACACATCGATATTCTCCATGCCACCCACATGCGGCTTCAACGGCTGGCCGTCATGGCGGGGAATGACGTGGAAATGCAGGTGATAGACGGTCTGGCCTGCGGCAGGCTCGTTGAACTGCGCAACGTAGACCCCGTCGGCATTAAAGGCCTGTTTGACGGCAGCAGCCAGTTTCTGCACGACTGGAATGAGTTTTGCCAGCACAGCCGGATCGGCGTCCAGCAGATTTCGGGAGCCCTGCTTTGGAATCACCAGGCAATGGCCCGGCGCCTGCGGCATTACATCCATGAAGGCCAGCGCGTCGTCATCCTCATAGAGCTTGATTGAGGGAATGTCGCCTTTGAGGATCTTGGCGAAAATATTGTCTGGATCATAGGCCGAAATCGTCATTATCTGTCTCCGTTGCCGGGTCTTGTCTATCCTGGTCCTGACCTGTCAATCAAGGTCAGCCATCGATTTCCTCGCCGTCGCGCGGCTGGCGTTCGCCCTTGCGAAACGGCGTATGTTCGCCGAGATAGGCACCGATGTGCTCCACCTCTTCGCGTTCGCGTTCCAGATAGTCGGCGATGGCCCGGCGCAGGCCCGGATGGGCGATGTAATGGGCGGAATGGGTGGTAACCGGCTGGTAGCCTCGCGCCAGCTTATGCTCGCCCTGCGCCCCCGCTTCGACCTTTTTCAGCCCCTTGGCCAGGGCAAAGTCGATGGCCTGATGGTAGCAGACCTCGAAATGCAGAAAGGGATGATCCTCGCTACAGCCCCAATGGCGACCGAACAGCGTATCCTCGCCGATGAAGTTGATGGCGCCCGCCACATAGCGGCCGTCGCGTTTGGCCATCACCAGCAGAATGTCCTCAGCCATGCGCTCACCAATCAGCGAGTAGAATTGGCGGGTCAGGTAGGGCTTGCCCCATTTGCGGCTGCCGGTATCCATGTAGAAGGTGAAAAACTGGTCCCATATCGATTCGGTCAGGTCGCTGCCGGTCAGCCAATCGATGGTGATGCCGTTTTCCAGTGCCGCCCGCCGCTCCTTCTTCAAGGCCTTGCGTTTGCGCGAGGCTAACGTTTCCAGAAAGGCGTCGTGATCGGCGTAGCCCTGGTTGATGAAGTGGAATTGCTGATCCAGCCGATGCAGGAAATCCGCATCCTCGAAATGCTCCAGCTCATTTTCCGGCAGGAAGGTCGCATGAGCCGAGGAGACGCCGAGCTTGCGGGATATTTCCGCAAAGCTGGAGGCCAGCGAGGCGCGGGCGCTTTCCGGCTCGACGCCCTCCGCAACCATCAGCCTCGGGCCGGTTGCTGGCGTAAACGGGATGGAGGCCTGCAATTTCGGATAATATTGCCCGCCCGCCCGCTCGAACGCATCGGCCCAGCCCTGGTCGAACACATATTCACCCCGGCTGTGGCTCTTGAGATAGCAGGGCATGGCACCAAGCAATTGCCCGTTGCCATCCTCCATCAGCAGATGATGACCAAGCCAGCCGGTTTTG contains the following coding sequences:
- a CDS encoding zinc-finger domain-containing protein — protein: MAGHSIPHFQNDGGHRLVEIGVKEFMCTGASVPFDHPHIFIDLGHDTEKVCPYCSTLYRYNSSLKATETNPAGCVFHVKAA
- a CDS encoding alpha/beta fold hydrolase, with product MNLNAPAFSRFRHDGLEIAYFDEGDPSGPAVLLIHGFASSALVNWVHPGWLKTLGDAGYRVIALDNRGHGQSDKPHEAEVYHPENMAADAAALLDHLGVAQAHVMGYSMGARISAFMALDFPQRVRSLVFGGLGIGISTGVGDWDPIADALLAPSLDDVTHERGRMFRAFAEQTRSDRLALAACISTSRDLVSAAELATITMPVLIGVGTVDDIAGSPHELAALMPNARALDIPKRDHMLAVGDRVFKQAVLEFYAEVDGR
- a CDS encoding enoyl-CoA hydratase-related protein; protein product: MKKARTFADNGIRVAGQNGIGALIIDNPTRKNAITQAMWRAIPPALDWLIAEAGVHCIVMTGGGQTDFSAGADISEFDAVRNDSRQARIYEADNSAAFAAIREARVPVIASLRGICYGGAFGLAAAADIRIADDTAIFAIPAARLGLAYPADAVADLSRTLGSQIARRALFTGQAFPAASLLSCGFLGDLVAPQALDGAAFSLAETIAANAPMSIHAAKLALRATESQDDSLLSEAAVLGSTTFESADYREGRAAFREKRQPIFTGE
- the cysE gene encoding serine O-acetyltransferase is translated as MAVMHDLAVREMIKPMDPIWDSMRQEARSAAEHDPLLAAFLYSTVLNHRSLEGSVIYRICERLDHADLQSSLLRQTFEEMLADWPEWGTVLRVDIQAYYDRDPACLRFIEPVLYFKGFHAIQTHRLANWLWNKGRRDFALYLQSRSSSVFQTDINPAAHIGKGVFLDHATGLVVGETARIGDNVSILHGVTLGGTGKEGADRHPKIGNGVLIGAGAKVLGNIEIGCCSRVAAGSVVLKPVPAGKTVAGVPAKVVGEAGCAEPARSMNQVVSEDG
- a CDS encoding DUF3126 family protein is translated as MKADEIKKLDAYFKRTFNPTMAVKARPRKDDSAEVYVGDEFLGVVFKDDEDGDLSYNFSMAILDVDL
- a CDS encoding phasin family protein; amino-acid sequence: MLNFEDVNKKSKEAVDTMVKNYSEVAKGMQSIAAEAQDYSKKSFQDLAGFMEQLTAARSIETVFELQTKYAKSSYETFVSEATKITEMYADLAKTAYKPYEAPLAKASKAVSAATAA
- the clpS gene encoding ATP-dependent Clp protease adapter ClpS, yielding MIAQPIVMQAQGNNDGPNRGTSVITRTKPKTKKPNLYRVLLLNDDYTPMEFVIHILERFFQKDREAATLVMLHVHNHGVGECGVFTYEVAETKVSQVMDFARQHEHPLQCVMEKK
- the clpA gene encoding ATP-dependent Clp protease ATP-binding subunit ClpA; this translates as MPTFSPSLEKALHQALTFANERHHEYATLEHLLMALIDDADAAAVMGACNVNLDTLRKTVSDYVDNELANLVTGYDEDSKPTSGFQRVIQRAVIHVQSSGREEVTGANVLVAIFAERESHAAYFLQEQEMTRYDAVNYISHGIGKRPGTSQPRPPRGVEEESEASQKPPREQEEGPAKKQPEALKAYCVNLNEKAKTGRIDPLIGRHDEVNRTIQVLCRRSKNNPLYVGDPGVGKTAIAEGLAKRIVEGKVPEALADATIFSLDMGTLLAGTRYRGDFEERLKQVVKELEDYPGAVLFIDEIHTVIGAGATSGGAMDASNLLKPALSSGAIRCIGSTTYKEYRQFFEKDRALVRRFQKIDVNEPSIDDAIEIMKGLKPYFEEYHKLRYTNEAIKTAVELSARYISDRKLPDKAIDVIDETGAAQMLLPASRRRKLITEKEIEVTIATMARIPAKTVSKDDELVLANLDKELRSVVYGQDDAIEALSTAIKLARAGLREPNKPIGSYVFSGPTGVGKTEVAKQLAASLGVEMLRFDMSEYMERHTVSRLLGAPPGYVGFDQGGLLTDGVDQHPHCVVLLDEIEKAHPDIYNILLQVMDHGSLTDHNGKKIDFRNVILIMTTNAGASEMAKSAIGFGSSKRSGEDEEAINRLFTPEFRNRLDAIIPFAPLPSEVIHKVVQKFVMQLEAQLSERGITFDLSEPAVAWLATRGYDEKMGARPLGRVIQEHIKKPLANEILFGKLKKGGIVKVGTVTKDGDEQLSLDCVADVAPVKPKKEAEIAAVVPDDGEVIAKPRSKAKKVAKAEPEVEALKETKPVAKKTTVPKVPKKK
- a CDS encoding AzlC family ABC transporter permease — encoded protein: MSSLLLADRSQLRWFFTGMRGLFSLPAVILMVSFVGFSAFALQSGVSRNEAMFMTVIVWALPAKMILIGMMSSGANLLACFLAVSLSSIRMMPMVASLVPEMRDRKTPTWLLLFLSHFVAITAWVYAMGNLKTVPREGRVAFFAGFGLTLVAVNTTLVGVCYGLVSSLPPLVAGLLFFLTPVYFVASIWATGKQRVVKIAFVIGIVSGPLLALAAPGFDILIAGLGGGTIAYLIDRKIRRRSHEPSDIQPVENLSEEL
- a CDS encoding AzlD domain-containing protein yields the protein MMAEFWPYLVIIVAGWLATDLWRWLGVLAGNRLQEGSEPLYWVRAVATALVMAVTAKLIVFPTGTLEHSPLWLRLAATGIGFAAFLLAGQRIIVGVLVSLGVLAVGLFVL
- a CDS encoding HIT family protein, yielding MTISAYDPDNIFAKILKGDIPSIKLYEDDDALAFMDVMPQAPGHCLVIPKQGSRNLLDADPAVLAKLIPVVQKLAAAVKQAFNADGVYVAQFNEPAAGQTVYHLHFHVIPRHDGQPLKPHVGGMENIDVLKANAAKIIAAL
- a CDS encoding GNAT family N-acetyltransferase, coding for MTQEVIIRVEQSFKAINQSAWNRLSGAAKASGGEAYNPFNSWAYLSALEESGSATAKTGWLGHHLLMEDGNGQLLGAMPCYLKSHSRGEYVFDQGWADAFERAGGQYYPKLQASIPFTPATGPRLMVAEGVEPESARASLASSFAEISRKLGVSSAHATFLPENELEHFEDADFLHRLDQQFHFINQGYADHDAFLETLASRKRKALKKERRAALENGITIDWLTGSDLTESIWDQFFTFYMDTGSRKWGKPYLTRQFYSLIGERMAEDILLVMAKRDGRYVAGAINFIGEDTLFGRHWGCSEDHPFLHFEVCYHQAIDFALAKGLKKVEAGAQGEHKLARGYQPVTTHSAHYIAHPGLRRAIADYLEREREEVEHIGAYLGEHTPFRKGERQPRDGEEIDG